GCGGCCGTCGCCAGCAGAGACGGTATCGATGACTCCATAAACAAGAGCGAAAGAATGGTAAAGACCCAAACCCAGGAGTCAGCGTCATCTGCCGGTACTGCAAGGTCGGGACACATCGCCAAGCTTATAGATCTGTCTCGTGAAGGTAACTTGAATCTGATAGACTTGAAACTGTTTCATCATTACTGCACCAAGGTATGGCAATCAATCACAGCATCGGGAATCTCCAGCCTAGAAGTATGGCGTACAGACATACCGGACCTTGCGTTCGAATACCCTTTCCTGATGCATTCTCTGTTGGCATTTAGCGCAACACATATGTCACGAACAGAGCCTGGTCTAGAGCAGTACGTTTCCAGACATAGGCTAGATGCGTTGAGACTGCTGAGGGAGGCAGTTCTAAATATCTCTGAGGACAATACTGACGCACTGGTAGCAAGCGCTTTAATATTGATCATGGATTCTTTGGCAAATGCATCCACAGCGAACCCAGCCAATCCCAATTCGATGTCTCCCTCTGCATGGATCTTCCACGTTAAAGGCGCTGCCACTATCCTGACGGCTGTATGGCCTTTGACAGAAAAATCAAGGTTCTATAACTTGATATCAGTCGATTTAAGTGATCTTGGTGATGTGGTGAACCAGGAGAACGGTACTATTACCGAGCTCGTATGTTTCGACGAGAGCATCGCTGACTTATACCCAGTAGAAATTGATTCACCATATTTAATCACGCTCGCGTACCTGGATAAGTTGAACCGCGAGAAGAACCAGTCTGATTTTATCCTGAGGGTCTTCGCTTTCCCAGCACTCCTGGATAAGACTTTCTTGGCGCTCCTCATGACAGGAGATCCCGGTGCCATGAGAATTATGAGAAGCTACTATAAGCTACTCCGAGGATTTACAACTGAGATGAAGGATAAAGTATGGTTTTTGGAAGGTGTTTCCCAAGTTCTACCACAGGATGTGGACGAATAtagtggtggtggtggtatgCACATGATGTTGGATTTCCTCGGTGGTGGGCTGCCATCGATGACTACAACGAACTTGTCCGAGTTTATGTGACAAAGAACACCCAATTGCAGGTGAAccagtcaattgatcatatAATAAGTACTAATGATAGGTATATAACGACCAAGTCCATTATGATTCGCCCTGCACGTGAGTGTTGGCAAGCGATACGAAGAACTTTCTGGAACCCGTGATGTTCCTTATGCGTACACCAGAGATATATAGAACgcttcaaattgatcaacagtTGGGCCATCACCAGAACGACTGGTTTTAGATATTATTATTTACGCAAGATCAGATACAATGGTTGTCCATAATCCTAACAATTGGCATTGGGTTGACAAGAATTGCTTCAACTGGGCTCgtgaatatttcaatgaaaaattgacCGGTTTGAATACTGGGGAGCATGATGGCAAATATGCTGAAGTCAGCTCACTTTCGTCTCTTGAAGGTGACTGTGAAGTCAACCAACGTAAAGGGAAAGTTATCTCTTTGTTCGacttgaatttggtgatGTTGATCAAGGGAAATGTGAAGGATGAACCATTCGAGGGAAGTATACAGGTGCCTGAAGTTGCGTTCGATAGTGACGAGTCAGATTATCAATTTGATATATCCATTTACAAGGAAACAAGTACTCTGAATGAGATTAAACCAGTGATTCGTGAAAGATTGTTACCTCAATTGAGAGAActattccaaaaatttggtcatGATCTCCTTGTTGCGCATGGTAGTGATATCCAAGTCTCTAAGGAAAGCGTGAACTCAACTTTTACAAAGGCTAATCAGCAAGATAGTTTTAACAAGTCGATTGGAACGAAGGAACCTGCAGGGCAAAAATCTCCAGCAACGAGCACCCCAACCCCTTCACAGCAGAAGACCAGCATGGCTTCAAGTGGTGGCAACACAACATCGATTCATCTAGAGCCCACATTCAATGTGCCTGCAGCTGAACTATACAATACATTTATGGACAAACAGCGTATAATGGCCTGGAGCAGGTCATTTGCTAGTAGAAATGGTGGGAGTGGTCCTCAGTTATGCGTTGGTGACACCTTTGAGCTATTTGGTGGGAATGTTACCAGTGAACTAATCGATGCACAggaaaataaaaaattgGTATTCTCTTGGAGATTGGGCGACTGGCGTGACAAAGTGAATTCGAAATTAAGCATGGAATTCCACGAATCGAAGGAATATCACGAGACGAAACTGCAAGTCAATTGGAGCGGCATACCTGTTGGTGAGGAAGATCGTGTTCGtggaaattttgaagaatactACGTCAGATCCATCAAGATCacatttggatttggtgctgttctttgaatgattcTAATTAATAGATAATGATCATAATAGTCACATTAAATATAGTATACGTAAGCTAAACCCCTGTTCTTTCGAGAAAACCTTAAACCAAAAACGAAAACATCaactttgcaaatttctATTTATCAATTGTATCAATTGTATGCCATTACATTATTTCTGCGCCTTCTCGACttgcttcttttcttcaaccactGGAGCCTGTACAGTGGCTGAACTGTTCCATTCTTCCAACTCCTTTTTGTGCTCCCTTTCGATGGCAAATTTAACAGCTTCTAACACGTTATCACAAATTTGCTTTGGCTTATATCTTGGGGTAGCACCATCTTGGTAAACACCTGTCTTAACCAAGATAGAGTACCATGAAGAATCGTGAGAGTTGGCGAATCTGATATCCGACTCGGGAGTGTCACCAACAAAATACACAGTAGAAGCAGGAGGCAACTCTAGGGTCAGTTTGGAACCGTTCTCGATGGTAATACCCTCTTCGCTGAATGGAtcattttccaattcttcttcctcggaATCGGAAACAAATGGCGAGTCATCGTGTTCAGTCTTGTCAATAGAGTTTCTAGTGTCTTCGAGTTTCAGTTGTTCGACGTGTTCTGATAGAGTCTCTCTTCTCCAGTTAGATAGCACTTTTTCAGCAAAACGGAAAGTACCTCTTTGAGGCTTACCAAATCTAGTCACTTCCAGTTCCTTACCGGTGTGTTCTTGGTAAAGTGCTGCGATAGAGACCTGTAGAGCACCCATACCGTAACGATTTAGACCATAGTCTGTGGCCCAAACAAAATCGGAATGAGCAAAATATAGACCTGGACCCTTGTCTGCAGTTGGGCAAATAGTACCCATAACACCATTTTCACTCAGTAGCAATTCCAAGATGATCTGTTGATCAGCAGCCCAGTTTCTGGAGTCTGCAAAAACCAAGATCGCGTCAATATTGACCTTGGAGAAATCCACATCACGcgcaatcttcttctcctcaTCGCTCAACTGGTAGTATGGGGTGACACTTGGATTCCATTTCATGATATCCAATGGAATATACACGTTCTTGAATCCGTAGCCCTCTGCAACCTTCCTACAGGAGTCCAACACACCACCAACGACCAAAACGTTCTTGTGAGCGGGCACCAAATCCTTCATTGGCGTATGACCCTGAATAACTTGGTCTTCGGTGACCGTTATACCCAATCTCTTGGACAAATCCTTACATCTGGCCTTTTCAGAACGACCACCACCGTTTGTGATAAAGATATATGGAACCTTGATATTATATTTGTTATGACCATTCAACATACGCAATGCTTCAGGGCCCTGTGGAATAGTCTCTGGACCTCTAACCAAAACACCATCGATATCAAATGCGAAAGCATACGAAGCAATACGCTCATGATCAATAACTTTACGCTGTTCTCTGACGGCAATAGAATTCTTTCTACTAGAGAAAGACCCACTAGAAAAAACAGAACCCTTTCTATCGCCTGTATTGCCGTCTAGCGGCGTCATTGGCGAAGCACCGTTAATCCATTGATCGCTCAACgacaatgaagaaactctcttctttctcgtTACAGGTGTGAAATTCTCTGGTCTATCGTtatccaagaaagatttcgTCCTAGGCTTCCCATTCTCTACAGAGTTATCTTTTTtagatttttcatcctcCGGCACTTTACTTTTAGGATCTTCGTCCTCAGTATGGGCTGAAGGAAACGCTACAGGAGCACTCTCATCATTAACATGACCACTACTAGCTTTGGTAGTTTTCGCCGTCTTaccaaagatcttttcagctgGTTTTCTACCAAACtcgttcaatttctcagcAATCTTATCAGCCATCTTTATATGTTTACTCTTCTCTGAATTGTATGTGTGTTTGCTGGGACCCTGAATGAGGCTATTACAAGTAGAGTTTGAATGTAAATCCACTCTGTTTATATACAATGAAAGAGATATAGAATGAGGCATGAAGCCCCCTGTTGTTAAGAAGATTTGGACGTTTCGGGTTAAAACATTGATTCGGAACGACCGCTAGAAGTTCCTTGTTATTCTCTGTTTCATAGCAAACGAAGTCTgggcttcttctttaagCGGAAACATCGTgccttttccttctttaaTTTTCCATACCAAGCAATTAAGCACCAAGCAATCAGTGACGCCATGAACGCATCTCCCTCTAATATGGGATCACTTATTTTGACCCTATGTTTGACCCAACCGAAGGTCAAGATGTTGTCCCACCAATTGTCCCATATAGGGCCAAGTGATCGGCCAAAGCCGTTACCGAAACTCCGAATATGCGCGGGGCTACGGATAGTCCTGCGGGGGGCAGCAATCCCCTAATTTGCCGCCCGGGACTTGTATATAAAGGGCTGTGATTTTAGTCTCTCCTTGCATAATACCTCTTTTGGTTTATCCACGTTTGGCTCTTCATTGTGTTGCTGGTGGCTAGAATCTGTAGATACAGCATACGCACGCActtattttttttttttttggtttctGCATATATGGCTACAGTTCGTGGGTCTTTGGTTCTTTACGTCTGAAGTAAGAGGTAGATGACCAGGTCCGAGTTTATGATGTCGCAGTCGCAGTCGCAGTCGCAATCGCCGTCTTACAGTGGTGTCATTACAAGTAATAAAAATATGAATTCACGAGTGAATAAACATGTGGGGCAGTTACCAGAGAATCTGCGGCTGAATGGTAAGACTCCCAGTGGGAAACCGAGGTTGTTTGTGTGTCAGATTTGTACACGAGCGTTTGCTAGGCAAGAGCATTTGACTAGACACGAGAGATCACATACGAAGGAAAAACCTTATAGTTGTGGAATTTGTAATAGAAATTTTAGTCGCAGAGATCTGCTGCTGAGACATGCGCACAAGGTCCACGGAGGGAATTCCGGGGATTCTATTATTAGGCATAACAAGAGTAAGATCGCGAAAAAGGCTGCGGGGCGCAAACAGCAGCCTACGGTGAAACGTAGAGCTTCCTTCAGTGCACAATCCGGGAACTATATGGCACCTTCGCGCAATGAGGAAAATCacaaatttgatagagTTAAGTTCTCTACGCCTGAACTTTTACCAATAGATTTTAAAGGAGGCGATGAGGAGCATGCGAATCATAAAGAGGAGCACGAGAGTCATACTGTGTTTGAGGCCGACTTTCCTCAGATTTCACTTGATACACCGCACGATTTCAACTTATTGGATAGCGTTAACTGGATCAATGACTATAACAACGAGAACGTGGTGACGTCAGGCACGGGAACCGCGGGAACGAAATCGGGGGCAAGTAATTCACCTGAAGATGATAATTCACCAGTTTCCAATACTGCAAGTTATGGCCAAAGACCGTCTTTCAACCACCTCAATATTAGGAGTTCTTGGTCGATAAATGAGACTGATGGCGCCTTACAGATGAAGTCTTTGTTCAGTGACCGATCTCCCTCGGTGTCATCAAAAGATAACAGTGTTATACCGCCTTCATCGGCTGCTCACTCAACGCCTTGGTTGTCATCCACAGCACCAGCTATAAACGACTTGCAAAAAATATCTAGCTCGAACAATTCGGGAATAATCTCCGAGAGGTTGAGTCATTTGCAATTCGAGGATGATATCGGGAAGTTAACTAATTTTACTAAAGATGTTCaatcaatctttggaagattCGCCCAGGAGGAGGCTGTAGAGCCCCAAACTGAGGCTACTAGGCCAGCGACGACGAAGCAAACTGACGAGCATGATAACAATTATACTTTTTACGGTTTGGATTGCCTAGCTATGTCTGATATTACAAGAGCTCCACCGCCAAATGATGCAGAGAATTTAAATCTCTCTTCCAAGTTATTTACTCCTAAATTGAGACATATGTGTGAACATGCGTCGCAGTACTATAATGAACACTATAATGACGGTTCATCCGGTGGCGACCCGGCTCTAACATCTCAGAAGTTGGTACTGCCGAGTTGCGATGAACTGAACGTATACGCTTCTTATTACCAAGAATACTTCAATTCGCATCACCCATCGATTCATcctgatttcttcaatctgGACTTGCAATCGTTAAGGAGATATATTTACGAGAGCGATGTGATAGATGAAGATACTGATTGCTATTTACAGTACTCGAATTTGGCCTGTCTTCCATTGTTTGTGGCCACGGTAGGTTCACTTTTTAAACCAGGTGGTATCTTGAGGACAATGGAGTTGTACGAGATAAGCAGACGTGTACTGCACGTTTTCTTggagagaagaaaacttcAACAGAGGCAACTTCCAAAGGGAAGAGGTAATTTTGGGTCAGGCCAGCATGTTTGGTTGATTCAATCGCTCACACTGAGTATCATCTTTGCACTCTTTGCAGACAACTTGGAAAGAATCGATGCACAAATGCTTAAGAGACAGGTCTCGGCAGTTTGCTCAATCATTAAGAACAACTTCTTGTCTGTGGTCTCTGCCGATAACAACTCAGTGACTCATCAACAGTCTGACAGATCacattttgaatcatcttttgaataTATCATGTTTGAATCCAAAATCAGATGCACTTTCAATGCTTACAAGTTTTGTCAATTCTTAAAGGTATTTTATCATGTGGAAGGCAAACTTTTCTTGAACGAGCAAGACTTGAAGTTCATATGTATTccagatgatgaaaaaacTTGGACTTCAGCTTCACTTCTCATGCCGCAATATCCAATGGTCAAGAGAAATTTTGTCACCTTCGAGAACTTTTATCATAGCTTCACATTCAACAATTCGGGTATGAAACCCATTCCCGAATCGTTGGCATCAATTATGTTATACTATGAGTACAACGCAAGcgctttctcttctttccaTATCTTTTTAACAAAGATAGATACTAAGAAGCTGGAATTGAACTTACTGCAATCCCAATCCAATTCTAACCTTTCAGACAGCGAGAAGCTAGCTTATACTTCAGTGTTGAAAGGtgatattttgattttgcGCAATTGCTTGATGTCGATAATATTCTTCTCTAAGGTTGATGCTACGTTCGGTCCCAAGATTTGGAATGGCCAAATGAGAGAACTTTTCGAATCGTTTCTGCAATCCAAATCTTTAAACCTACTGACCAAGGGTTCATACAGTTTGCTGACGGATTTTTTGGTTGCTCTGAACTTCTCTATTAAGAATATTGCAAACATCTTGAAGCCTGTTAAGAATCATACTGCAATATATCTTGACAAAAAGATTTTATCAATGTTCAATTTGCAAGCATACCACAAcgattttttgattttgataaagtttATCATGGATTTCGAATATAGCCCAAATTTCAAACTACTCTGTATTTTCACTGAGCTAAAAAAATTGGCGAACTGCCTATTGATACCCTATTTTTCCAAGTTATACCCTCTCgaatttgccaaatttgaagatataTCCAGTACCAATGATTATTTCCACAACAATCCTATGCCAGACTCGGCTCAGTATTATACCACAATTAACGTTGATAAGCTGGAAAAGCTAATCAATAATGTTTTGGTTTATTCATTCAATGatgcttctttcttgaagatgtctGATCAGCCAGCCCCTGAATTTTCATTCAATAACAATTACCCAACCTACTACCCTTTCTCCGCCTCTGTCAATTTATCACAATCTCCACTAGCATCATCCGCAGGATCTACTCAAGTCAATTCAGATACCACTCAGCCAATGgccaatttttttcacgACAGCATGCATTCGTCAACAAGTGACTCGCGTATAAATCATGGAGAAGTGGCACCTTCCGAATCATCTGTTGATTTACTTGCCATTAATATTCAATCCAATGCGACTGTTCATCCTGATGGTTCTAACAAGCAACGTTTTGATGAAAGGTATAGACTATCAGAAAAATACATTGTGGTGGCCAAGTGCTTCTTTATGCACGTTAAAGAGAGCTATGCGCACTGTCACATCCTTGACAAAATGACAAATGATTTTAAAGACTTGGAATTATTCTTGGACAGGGAAAGAAACTGTCCTATATCTGGGACGGACTTCAATGGCCAACAAGATCCTCCTGAAAGCTTTGGGAACGACTTCGACTTCGCGGCTGACACAACTGACAAGATTAATAATATTCATGGCAACGATAATAGTGCCTCAGGAGATATTCTAACCAATATCTACGCTCCGAGGCATAATTAATGGGCCCACCGACGTCTAGTAAATTCGGGCAAATTGCTTCTGATTTACCATTATATGATTATACGTTTTATAAAGACTGTAATACTAATGATTATGATTATCCATATCTacaaattttggaaataAAGCTTATTCGTCGAAACCTGGCCCACCATTAATGATCGTTTGAATCAACCATTCCTTTGACTCAACATGGATGCTTAAACGCTCTTTTGGCACACCTTGATACCGGATACTCAGTTGCTCCCTCACATTTTCCAGCAGATTGCTTGATATACCATTATTTTTGTTCACGTAGATCAATAAATTCAACTC
Above is a window of Torulaspora delbrueckii CBS 1146 chromosome 6, complete genome DNA encoding:
- the AHA1 gene encoding Aha1p (similar to Saccharomyces cerevisiae AHA1 (YDR214W); ancestral locus Anc_8.424), whose translation is MVVHNPNNWHWVDKNCFNWAREYFNEKLTGLNTGEHDGKYAEVSSLSSLEGDCEVNQRKGKVISLFDLNLVMLIKGNVKDEPFEGSIQVPEVAFDSDESDYQFDISIYKETSTLNEIKPVIRERLLPQLRELFQKFGHDLLVAHGSDIQVSKESVNSTFTKANQQDSFNKSIGTKEPAGQKSPATSTPTPSQQKTSMASSGGNTTSIHLEPTFNVPAAELYNTFMDKQRIMAWSRSFASRNGGSGPQLCVGDTFELFGGNVTSELIDAQENKKLVFSWRLGDWRDKVNSKLSMEFHESKEYHETKLQVNWSGIPVGEEDRVRGNFEEYYVRSIKITFGFGAVL
- the TDEL0F05490 gene encoding uncharacterized protein encodes the protein MADKIAEKLNEFGRKPAEKIFGKTAKTTKASSGHVNDESAPVAFPSAHTEDEDPKSKVPEDEKSKKDNSVENGKPRTKSFLDNDRPENFTPVTRKKRVSSLSLSDQWINGASPMTPLDGNTGDRKGSVFSSGSFSSRKNSIAVREQRKVIDHERIASYAFAFDIDGVLVRGPETIPQGPEALRMLNGHNKYNIKVPYIFITNGGGRSEKARCKDLSKRLGITVTEDQVIQGHTPMKDLVPAHKNVLVVGGVLDSCRKVAEGYGFKNVYIPLDIMKWNPSVTPYYQLSDEEKKIARDVDFSKVNIDAILVFADSRNWAADQQIILELLLSENGVMGTICPTADKGPGLYFAHSDFVWATDYGLNRYGMGALQVSIAALYQEHTGKELEVTRFGKPQRGTFRFAEKVLSNWRRETLSEHVEQLKLEDTRNSIDKTEHDDSPFVSDSEEEELENDPFSEEGITIENGSKLTLELPPASTVYFVGDTPESDIRFANSHDSSWYSILVKTGVYQDGATPRYKPKQICDNVLEAVKFAIEREHKKELEEWNSSATVQAPVVEEKKQVEKAQK
- the ADR1 gene encoding DNA-binding transcription factor ADR1 (similar to Saccharomyces cerevisiae ADR1 (YDR216W); ancestral locus Anc_8.425), with product MTRSEFMMSQSQSQSQSPSYSGVITSNKNMNSRVNKHVGQLPENLRLNGKTPSGKPRLFVCQICTRAFARQEHLTRHERSHTKEKPYSCGICNRNFSRRDLLLRHAHKVHGGNSGDSIIRHNKSKIAKKAAGRKQQPTVKRRASFSAQSGNYMAPSRNEENHKFDRVKFSTPELLPIDFKGGDEEHANHKEEHESHTVFEADFPQISLDTPHDFNLLDSVNWINDYNNENVVTSGTGTAGTKSGASNSPEDDNSPVSNTASYGQRPSFNHLNIRSSWSINETDGALQMKSLFSDRSPSVSSKDNSVIPPSSAAHSTPWLSSTAPAINDLQKISSSNNSGIISERLSHLQFEDDIGKLTNFTKDVQSIFGRFAQEEAVEPQTEATRPATTKQTDEHDNNYTFYGLDCLAMSDITRAPPPNDAENLNLSSKLFTPKLRHMCEHASQYYNEHYNDGSSGGDPALTSQKLVLPSCDELNVYASYYQEYFNSHHPSIHPDFFNLDLQSLRRYIYESDVIDEDTDCYLQYSNLACLPLFVATVGSLFKPGGILRTMELYEISRRVLHVFLERRKLQQRQLPKGRGNFGSGQHVWLIQSLTLSIIFALFADNLERIDAQMLKRQVSAVCSIIKNNFLSVVSADNNSVTHQQSDRSHFESSFEYIMFESKIRCTFNAYKFCQFLKVFYHVEGKLFLNEQDLKFICIPDDEKTWTSASLLMPQYPMVKRNFVTFENFYHSFTFNNSGMKPIPESLASIMLYYEYNASAFSSFHIFLTKIDTKKLELNLLQSQSNSNLSDSEKLAYTSVLKGDILILRNCLMSIIFFSKVDATFGPKIWNGQMRELFESFLQSKSLNLLTKGSYSLLTDFLVALNFSIKNIANILKPVKNHTAIYLDKKILSMFNLQAYHNDFLILIKFIMDFEYSPNFKLLCIFTELKKLANCLLIPYFSKLYPLEFAKFEDISSTNDYFHNNPMPDSAQYYTTINVDKLEKLINNVLVYSFNDASFLKMSDQPAPEFSFNNNYPTYYPFSASVNLSQSPLASSAGSTQVNSDTTQPMANFFHDSMHSSTSDSRINHGEVAPSESSVDLLAINIQSNATVHPDGSNKQRFDERYRLSEKYIVVAKCFFMHVKESYAHCHILDKMTNDFKDLELFLDRERNCPISGTDFNGQQDPPESFGNDFDFAADTTDKINNIHGNDNSASGDILTNIYAPRHN